One Candidatus Thermoplasmatota archaeon genomic window, TTTCTACCTCTTTGCACATAAAAGCAATATTATATTAAAAGAATTTGGTGTCATCTCACAAATATTTTATGCCCCCTTTTCATTTACTGACGTGTTCAAAAAGGAGCGAGATATCTGCTTGAAACTGAAGGTGTCTTCCATCTTGATTTTCTATCGCTTAACGGCGAACTGCGTAAGGAATTGAAAGAGCAATACTACCAAATTCATAGTGATTTTTTAGCGTGGTTTCAGTAAATAATTTATATTGTACCTTCATAAGTGAGTATGTTCAATCCCCAAATGGAAACGATGCCGCAGAAGGAGTTGAGGGAACTGCAGTTGAAAAGGCTGAAGAAAACAGTCCGTCATTCCTATTCGAATATACCTTTTTACAAAAATAGGATGGACGAGACAGGCGTTGCCCCTTCAGACATTAAAAGCCTTGATGATATAAAGAAAATACCCTTTACCACTAAAGATGATTTGAGGGAGCATGCCCCTTTCGGTTTTCTTGCCGTGCCTTTAGAAAAATGCATAGAACTTCATTCATCGTCCGGCACAACAGGCGTGCCAGTAACAGTCTGCTATACCCCGGGTGACATTGAGGTATGGAGCGAGGTTATGGCGAGGTGTATGTCCATGGCTGGCCTGACAAAAAAGGACATTTTTCAGAATCCAATTCCTTATGGAACGTTCACCGGTGCATTTGGTTTCCATTATGGGGCACAGAAAGTCGGGGCAATGGTCATTCCAACTGGAAAAGGCCAGTCTGAAAGGCAGATTGAACTCATGCGTTATTATGGAACGACGTTCATGTCCGGTGTGGCTTCATATGCAGTACATCTGGGGCAGACGGCAATAAAGATGGGTATTGAACCGTCATCGCTTAACGTCAGAAACGGAATTTTTGGGGCGGAAATGTTTACTGCTGGAATGAAAGGGAAGATAAGGGAAATGTGGAATATGGATGTGCACGACATTTACGGATTGACTGAAATGTGTGGTCCGGGCGTTTCGGCTGACTGCGATGGGCATGACGGCCTACATTTATGGCAGGATCACTTCCTTGCGGAGATAATCGACCCGAAGACGGGAGAAC contains:
- a CDS encoding phenylacetate--CoA ligase, yielding MFNPQMETMPQKELRELQLKRLKKTVRHSYSNIPFYKNRMDETGVAPSDIKSLDDIKKIPFTTKDDLREHAPFGFLAVPLEKCIELHSSSGTTGVPVTVCYTPGDIEVWSEVMARCMSMAGLTKKDIFQNPIPYGTFTGAFGFHYGAQKVGAMVIPTGKGQSERQIELMRYYGTTFMSGVASYAVHLGQTAIKMGIEPSSLNVRNGIFGAEMFTAGMKGKIREMWNMDVHDIYGLTEMCGPGVSADCDGHDGLHLWQDHFLAEIIDPKTGEQLEPEEKGEMVLTTLTKEGMPLLRYRTRDISFIYDSTECECRRTHIRHAPIMGRSDDMLIIKGTNIFPGQIEEAIMKHKMVAGNWLMVIENVDGVDQLTIKVETKKRIGAEEGEELRKNLIKSVQVMTSFTPKIEILPPDSLPRGGIKAKRVIDMRGQQ